One Setaria viridis chromosome 5, Setaria_viridis_v4.0, whole genome shotgun sequence genomic region harbors:
- the LOC117857563 gene encoding PHD finger protein EHD3 isoform X1: protein MSSGSILGAVVARTMAASKVPNLSETARRGCCKLCGEPEEDSKRFLICGHPPCMYKYYHIRCMSPDQIASKKQMNEQCWYCPSCLCRVCHRDEDDKKIILCDGCDEAYHLYCLRPRRTRVPKGKWYCKLCLKARAREVKVKEYEDRMLSEHRKHDLTMVKSDKYTGVDLLLSRVKKWRADDEAAAAEAAITLEMLKGGNEEPATAAE from the exons ATGAGCAGTGGTAGTATTCTG GGAGCTGTTGTTGCCCGCACTATGGCCGCCTCCAAGGTTCCGAACCTGTCGGAGACTGCTCGTAGAGGCTGTTGCAAGCTGTGTGGAGAACCTGAAGAGGACAGCAAGAGGTTCCTAATCTGTGGCCACCCTCCTTGCATGTACAAGTACTACCACATCCGGTGCATGAGTCCTGACCAGATCGCAAGCAAAAAGCAGATGAACGAGCAATGCTGGTACTGCCCATCATGCCTCTGCCGGGTTTGTCACCGTGACGAGGATGACAAAAAGATCATCCTGTGTGACGGCTGTGATGAGGCATATCACCTCTACTGCCTGCGTCCTCGTCGCACTAGAGTGCCCAAGGGGAAATGGTACTGCAAGCTCTGCCTTAAGGCGAGGGCACGGGAGGTGAAGGTGAAAGAGTACGAGGATAGGATGCTGTCGGAACACAGGAAGCATGATCTTACGATGGTGAAGAGTGACAAGTATACGGGCGTGGACCTGCTGCTTTCTCGCGTGAAAAAGTGGAGAGCTGATGACGAGGCGGCTGCCGCAGAGGCGGCGATCACCTTGGAGATGCTGAAAGGAGGCAATGAGGAGCCGGCGACCGCTGCAGAGTAG
- the LOC117857563 gene encoding PHD finger protein EHD3 isoform X2, which translates to MAASKVPNLSETARRGCCKLCGEPEEDSKRFLICGHPPCMYKYYHIRCMSPDQIASKKQMNEQCWYCPSCLCRVCHRDEDDKKIILCDGCDEAYHLYCLRPRRTRVPKGKWYCKLCLKARAREVKVKEYEDRMLSEHRKHDLTMVKSDKYTGVDLLLSRVKKWRADDEAAAAEAAITLEMLKGGNEEPATAAE; encoded by the coding sequence ATGGCCGCCTCCAAGGTTCCGAACCTGTCGGAGACTGCTCGTAGAGGCTGTTGCAAGCTGTGTGGAGAACCTGAAGAGGACAGCAAGAGGTTCCTAATCTGTGGCCACCCTCCTTGCATGTACAAGTACTACCACATCCGGTGCATGAGTCCTGACCAGATCGCAAGCAAAAAGCAGATGAACGAGCAATGCTGGTACTGCCCATCATGCCTCTGCCGGGTTTGTCACCGTGACGAGGATGACAAAAAGATCATCCTGTGTGACGGCTGTGATGAGGCATATCACCTCTACTGCCTGCGTCCTCGTCGCACTAGAGTGCCCAAGGGGAAATGGTACTGCAAGCTCTGCCTTAAGGCGAGGGCACGGGAGGTGAAGGTGAAAGAGTACGAGGATAGGATGCTGTCGGAACACAGGAAGCATGATCTTACGATGGTGAAGAGTGACAAGTATACGGGCGTGGACCTGCTGCTTTCTCGCGTGAAAAAGTGGAGAGCTGATGACGAGGCGGCTGCCGCAGAGGCGGCGATCACCTTGGAGATGCTGAAAGGAGGCAATGAGGAGCCGGCGACCGCTGCAGAGTAG